A region of the Deinococcus seoulensis genome:
ATGCCCTTCATGCGCGGCCCCCCACGGTCTTGATCTCGATGTCGACGCCGGTGGGCAGGTCGAGGGTCATCAGGCTGTCAATCGTCTTCTTGGTGGGGTTCATGATGTCCACCAGACGGTTGTGCGTGCGGATCTCGAAGTGCTCGCGGCTGTCCTTGTTCACGAAGGGGGAACGCAGGACGCAGAAGCGGCGGATGCGGGTGGGGAGGGGCACGGGGCCGCTCACGTCCGCGCCGGTGCGGCGCACGGTGTCCACGATCTTGCTGGCGGACTGGTCGAGCGCCTTGTGGTCAAAGCCACGCAGTTTGATGCGAATCTTCGGGGCAACCATTGCTATTACTCCAGGACCTTGGCGACGACGCCGGCGCCGACGGTACGGCCACCTTCGCGGATCGCGAAGCGCAGGCCTTCTTCCATCGCGATCGGCTTGATCAGCTCAACCACGAACGTGATGTTATCGCCGGGCATGACCATCTCCACACCTTCGGGCAGTTCCACCACGCCCGTCACGTCCGTCGTGCGGAAGTAGAACTGCGGGCGGTACCCGCCGAAGAACGCGCTGTGACGCCCGCCTTCGTCCTTGCTCAGCACGTACACGCTCGCTTCGAACTTCGTGTGCGGCTTGATGCTGCCGGGCTTCGCCAGCACCTGACCGCGTTCCACGTCGTCACGCGCCACGCCGCGCAGCAGCACGCCCACGTTGTCGCCCGCCATGCCGC
Encoded here:
- the rpsJ gene encoding 30S ribosomal protein S10 produces the protein MVAPKIRIKLRGFDHKALDQSASKIVDTVRRTGADVSGPVPLPTRIRRFCVLRSPFVNKDSREHFEIRTHNRLVDIMNPTKKTIDSLMTLDLPTGVDIEIKTVGGRA